The nucleotide window CAAACTCAGCGGCATTCTCTCTTTTTGTCACAATATGCGCTTTCCCAAGAAATAAACCTCTATATTTATATGTATTCAAGGTGGGGGAAATTCATTTTTTAAATTAAAACAAATATCGCTTAAAAATAAAACTACAATGGTTTTGGAATTACCTTCAGTTAAAATACACTATCAAGATTGCCGTAACGGACTAAATTCCGCTTGTTTTATACTCAGAAGGATTTATTTAACATGAAATTGACCAAGACAAAAGAAAAAACCCGCATATGGCGGGTTTCCTTCGAGATTATTCAATTAAGCTTGCCCCTCAAAATCGATCTGTACATTCTTTTGCGGCGCGAATGTTGAGATCGCATGCTTATAGACAAGCTGCTGTTTTCCTTCTGATTCAAAAAGCACTGTAAAGTTATCAAATCCCTTAATCTGGCCTCTCAATTGAAATCCGTTCAATAAGAAGACGGTCACATTGATATTGTCCTTGCGTAGCTGGTTTAAATACTGGTCCTGAATGTTCACTTGTTTCATGGCGGATCCTCCTCTTTTATCTCTATTAATATGTATTCGCTTTTATCTCGAGCTTTCCTTCAATGAACTTGGAAATTTCGGCGAATTTTTTTTCAGCGTCGTTAGACTCTGACATATCAAACCATTCCACATTCATCTTGTTTCGAAACCATG belongs to Mesobacillus subterraneus and includes:
- the hfq gene encoding RNA chaperone Hfq — encoded protein: MKQVNIQDQYLNQLRKDNINVTVFLLNGFQLRGQIKGFDNFTVLFESEGKQQLVYKHAISTFAPQKNVQIDFEGQA